From the genome of Haloarcula limicola, one region includes:
- the prs gene encoding ribose-phosphate diphosphokinase, with translation MIIPGADTQAFAAALAKETGERLARVEYERFPDGEHVVRLPETVAGERAVVVASTVDSDAHVQALQLQDAAREAGASEVVTVLPYMGYARQDEAFRAGEPVSSRAMARAVSTGTDRVITVNPHEPAVCEFFDVPATDVDAAGVLADPLPEDLSDPLFLSPDEGAVDLAVTARDGYGEGETDYFEKDRDYDSGDIQITPSDAPVEGRDVVLVDDIIATGSTMSESVEVLMERDARRVFVTCVHPMLAGNALTKLSVAGVEAVYGTDTLERAVSEVSAAPVVAAEL, from the coding sequence ATGATTATCCCCGGGGCGGACACGCAGGCGTTCGCGGCGGCGCTGGCCAAGGAGACCGGCGAGCGACTGGCCCGCGTCGAGTACGAACGGTTTCCCGACGGCGAACACGTCGTCCGGCTCCCCGAGACTGTAGCGGGCGAGCGGGCCGTCGTCGTCGCCTCGACGGTGGACAGCGACGCGCACGTCCAGGCGCTCCAGTTGCAGGACGCCGCCCGCGAAGCGGGGGCCAGCGAGGTCGTCACGGTCCTCCCGTACATGGGCTACGCGCGCCAGGACGAGGCGTTCCGGGCCGGCGAACCGGTCTCCTCGCGGGCGATGGCGCGGGCCGTCTCGACGGGTACCGACCGCGTGATCACGGTCAACCCCCACGAACCGGCGGTCTGTGAGTTCTTCGACGTGCCGGCGACCGACGTCGACGCCGCCGGCGTGCTCGCCGACCCGCTTCCCGAGGACCTGTCGGACCCGCTGTTTCTCTCGCCGGACGAGGGCGCAGTCGACCTCGCGGTGACGGCCAGAGACGGCTACGGCGAGGGCGAGACGGACTACTTCGAGAAGGACCGCGACTACGACAGCGGCGACATCCAGATAACGCCCAGCGACGCGCCCGTCGAGGGCCGCGACGTGGTGCTCGTCGACGACATCATCGCCACGGGGTCGACGATGAGCGAGTCCGTCGAGGTGCTGATGGAGCGGGACGCGCGGCGGGTCTTCGTCACCTGCGTCCACCCGATGCTCGCGGGCAACGCCCTGACGAAGCTCTCGGTCGCCGGCGTCGAGGCCGTCTACGGCACCGACACGCTCGAGCGTGCGGTCAGCGAGGTCAGCGCCGCGCCCGTCGTCGCCGCGGAACTCTGA
- a CDS encoding HVO_0234 family beta-propeller protein codes for MSDDDISLSEKRMYGETRPETHAYVASGLGVTRVETAGGQIGRFSLEERCSARDVAGANGEVAVATDESVLVSTDDGFVGAGFGPATAVGYDADGLLAAGEGRVARYADGAWRELGTVEGVRAIDGGLLAAEDGVYALPDCERLGLHDVIDVTPGYAATADALYERTGAEWTEVRSGGHSVVAGDGERTHAAADAELFVLEGGEWRPCDLPVRERVVDVTYGEDTYAVTEDGTFLVDTADEATADGRGGWRQRSLGLPDVVGVAVA; via the coding sequence GTGAGCGACGACGACATCAGCCTCTCGGAGAAGCGGATGTACGGCGAGACGCGCCCGGAGACTCACGCCTACGTCGCGTCGGGACTCGGCGTCACGCGCGTCGAGACCGCCGGCGGGCAGATCGGCCGTTTCAGCCTCGAAGAGCGGTGTTCGGCCCGCGACGTCGCCGGCGCGAACGGCGAGGTTGCCGTCGCTACCGACGAGTCCGTGTTGGTCTCGACTGACGACGGGTTCGTCGGGGCCGGGTTCGGGCCGGCGACGGCAGTGGGCTACGACGCCGACGGCCTGCTGGCCGCCGGCGAGGGTCGAGTCGCCCGCTACGCCGACGGCGCGTGGCGCGAGTTGGGCACGGTCGAAGGCGTCCGCGCCATCGACGGCGGCCTCTTGGCGGCCGAAGACGGCGTCTACGCGCTCCCCGACTGCGAGCGCCTCGGCCTCCACGACGTGATCGACGTGACGCCGGGCTACGCGGCGACGGCCGACGCCCTCTACGAGCGAACGGGCGCGGAGTGGACCGAAGTGCGCTCGGGCGGGCACAGCGTCGTCGCCGGCGACGGCGAGCGAACTCACGCCGCCGCCGACGCCGAACTGTTCGTCCTCGAAGGCGGCGAGTGGCGGCCCTGTGACCTCCCGGTCCGTGAGCGCGTCGTCGACGTGACCTACGGCGAGGACACCTACGCCGTCACCGAGGACGGCACCTTCCTCGTCGACACCGCGGACGAGGCCACCGCCGACGGCCGCGGCGGCTGGCGACAGCGCTCGCTGGGCCTCCCCGACGTCGTCGGCGTGGCCGTCGCGTAG
- the hemL gene encoding glutamate-1-semialdehyde 2,1-aminomutase, with protein MNHEQSRALYDRALSVMPGGVNSSVRAIRPYPFFVQKGDGGHVVDADGNRYLDFVMGYGPLLLGHDIPEQVQSAVQRRASEGPMYGAPTEVEVELAEFVARHVPSVEMVRFVNSGTEATVSAVRLARGYTGRDKIVVMQGGYHGAQESTLVEGEGGDTHPSSPGIPESFAEHTLTVPFNDEEAAHTVFAKHGDDIAAVLTEPMLGNYGIVHPVEGYHETLRDLCDEHGSLLVFDEVITGFRVGGLQCAQGKFDIDPDLTTFGKIVGGGFPVGAIGGKSEIVEQFTPSGDVFQSGTFSGHPVTMAAGLETLRYAAENDVYDHVNGLGDRLRSGLQDILEDQAPEYTVVGTDSMFKVVFTRDAPDSFEGHCEAGCQQREECPRYEHCPKNAGDIKRAETERWERLFWPKMKEQGVFLTANQFESQFVCGAHTEEDIEEALEAYKEAI; from the coding sequence ATGAACCACGAGCAGTCGCGAGCGCTCTACGACCGGGCGCTCTCGGTGATGCCCGGCGGCGTCAACTCCTCAGTGCGTGCCATCCGTCCGTACCCCTTCTTCGTCCAGAAGGGCGACGGCGGCCACGTCGTCGACGCCGACGGCAACCGCTACCTCGACTTCGTGATGGGCTACGGCCCCCTGCTGTTGGGACACGACATACCCGAACAGGTCCAGTCGGCCGTCCAACGGCGCGCTTCGGAGGGGCCGATGTACGGCGCGCCCACCGAAGTCGAAGTCGAGCTCGCGGAGTTCGTCGCGCGACACGTCCCCAGCGTCGAGATGGTCCGCTTCGTCAACAGCGGCACCGAGGCCACCGTCTCGGCGGTCCGGCTGGCGCGCGGCTACACGGGCCGGGACAAGATCGTCGTGATGCAGGGCGGCTACCACGGCGCACAGGAATCCACACTGGTCGAGGGCGAGGGCGGTGACACCCACCCCTCCAGCCCGGGCATCCCCGAGAGCTTCGCCGAGCACACGCTGACGGTGCCGTTCAACGACGAGGAGGCCGCACACACGGTGTTCGCCAAGCACGGGGACGACATCGCCGCGGTCCTCACCGAACCCATGCTCGGCAACTACGGCATCGTCCATCCCGTCGAGGGGTACCACGAGACGCTCCGGGACCTCTGTGACGAGCACGGCTCGCTCCTCGTCTTCGACGAGGTCATCACCGGCTTCCGCGTCGGCGGCCTCCAGTGCGCCCAGGGGAAGTTCGACATCGACCCGGACCTCACGACGTTCGGCAAGATCGTCGGCGGCGGCTTCCCCGTCGGCGCTATCGGCGGGAAAAGCGAGATCGTCGAGCAGTTCACGCCCTCCGGGGACGTCTTCCAGTCCGGCACGTTCTCAGGCCACCCGGTGACGATGGCCGCCGGTCTCGAAACCCTGCGCTACGCGGCCGAGAACGACGTGTACGACCACGTCAACGGCCTCGGCGACCGGCTTCGCTCGGGCCTACAGGACATCCTCGAAGACCAGGCCCCCGAGTACACCGTCGTCGGCACGGACTCGATGTTCAAGGTCGTCTTCACCCGTGACGCGCCGGATTCCTTCGAAGGCCACTGCGAGGCCGGCTGTCAGCAGCGGGAGGAGTGCCCCCGATACGAACACTGCCCGAAGAACGCCGGCGACATCAAACGGGCCGAGACCGAACGCTGGGAGCGCCTCTTCTGGCCCAAGATGAAAGAGCAGGGCGTGTTCCTGACGGCCAACCAGTTCGAGTCCCAGTTCGTCTGTGGCGCCCACACGGAGGAAGACATCGAGGAGGCCCTCGAAGCGTACAAAGAGGCGATATGA
- a CDS encoding nitrite/sulfite reductase, with protein sequence MAHKKEDVKGELYGDEVREKLEEFAERGWESIPEDERSEWFTRFKFWGVFHHRGGQESYFMMRLTNCGGILEPEQLRAIGEVARDYAKGPVENPEFGNGWLDLTTRQSVQLHWLKLEDIPEIWEKLEAVGVSSRSAGGDTMRNISGCPVAGKAEEYVDSRPILDEIQETIRGDNDLSNMPRKFNISVSGCRQGCAQDAINDIGLEPAHKFVEGEDVEGFNVRVGGGLGGREPREARPLDLFVRPEHAVETVRAFVEFYHDEGNRQNRSKNRARFFVDEYGTDAIREELDERLDFEFETAGTDFRGEYSYNAGKSAEHGAHDHVGVYDQADGRNYVGLSVPVGRLPAEEAIELADLADEYGSGEVRLTRRQNPLLMDVPNERLDDLLDEPLLAKHKPEPNPFVQGAMACTGTEFCSLALTETKARMARTLRWLGENVDVPDDVDRIKMHFSGCTADCGQAMTADIGLQGMRARKDGEMVEAMDVGVGGGMGDEPAFIDWVRQRVPADEVPGMLANLLEAYAALREDGQTFREWVDATGHETIVELAEPEEVEGYEDPCLADGKQSWYPFDDGESPAPTDAEGVPLSADD encoded by the coding sequence ATGGCACATAAGAAAGAGGACGTCAAAGGCGAACTGTACGGTGACGAGGTCAGGGAGAAGCTAGAGGAGTTCGCGGAACGCGGCTGGGAATCGATCCCGGAGGACGAACGCTCGGAGTGGTTCACGCGCTTCAAGTTCTGGGGCGTGTTCCACCACCGCGGCGGGCAGGAGTCGTACTTCATGATGCGCCTGACCAACTGCGGCGGAATCTTGGAACCGGAACAGCTCCGCGCGATCGGCGAGGTCGCCCGCGACTACGCGAAGGGTCCCGTCGAGAACCCCGAGTTCGGCAACGGGTGGCTCGACCTCACGACGCGACAGTCCGTTCAACTGCACTGGCTGAAACTCGAAGACATCCCGGAGATATGGGAGAAACTCGAAGCGGTCGGCGTCTCCTCCCGCTCCGCGGGCGGGGACACGATGCGGAACATCTCGGGCTGTCCGGTCGCCGGGAAGGCCGAGGAGTACGTCGACTCTCGCCCGATCTTAGACGAGATTCAGGAGACGATCCGTGGGGATAACGACCTCTCGAACATGCCCCGGAAGTTCAACATCTCGGTGTCGGGCTGTCGGCAGGGATGCGCGCAGGACGCCATCAACGACATCGGGCTGGAACCGGCTCACAAGTTCGTCGAGGGGGAGGACGTCGAGGGGTTCAACGTCCGCGTCGGCGGCGGCCTCGGCGGCCGCGAACCGCGCGAGGCGCGCCCGCTGGACCTGTTCGTCCGGCCGGAACACGCCGTCGAGACGGTGCGCGCGTTCGTGGAGTTCTACCACGACGAGGGGAACCGGCAGAACCGCTCGAAGAACCGCGCCCGCTTCTTCGTCGACGAGTACGGCACCGACGCCATCCGCGAGGAACTGGACGAGCGGCTCGACTTCGAGTTCGAGACCGCCGGGACGGACTTCCGCGGCGAGTACAGCTACAACGCCGGCAAGAGCGCGGAGCACGGCGCGCACGACCACGTCGGCGTCTACGACCAGGCCGACGGCCGGAACTACGTCGGCCTCTCGGTGCCGGTCGGGCGTCTCCCCGCCGAGGAGGCGATCGAGCTCGCGGACCTGGCCGACGAGTACGGCTCCGGGGAAGTGCGGCTGACCCGCCGGCAGAACCCGCTCCTCATGGACGTACCTAACGAGCGACTCGACGACCTGCTCGACGAACCGCTCCTGGCGAAGCACAAGCCCGAACCGAACCCGTTCGTGCAGGGCGCGATGGCCTGCACCGGGACGGAGTTCTGCTCGCTGGCGCTCACGGAGACGAAGGCGCGGATGGCCCGGACGCTCCGCTGGCTGGGCGAGAACGTCGACGTCCCCGACGACGTGGACCGCATCAAGATGCACTTCTCCGGCTGTACGGCCGACTGCGGGCAGGCGATGACAGCCGACATCGGGCTCCAGGGGATGCGCGCCCGCAAGGACGGCGAGATGGTCGAGGCGATGGACGTCGGCGTCGGCGGCGGGATGGGCGACGAGCCCGCGTTCATCGACTGGGTCCGCCAGCGCGTGCCCGCAGACGAGGTGCCGGGGATGCTCGCCAACCTCCTCGAAGCCTACGCCGCGCTCCGCGAGGACGGACAGACCTTCCGCGAGTGGGTCGACGCGACGGGCCACGAGACCATCGTCGAACTCGCGGAACCCGAGGAGGTCGAGGGGTACGAGGACCCCTGCCTCGCCGACGGCAAGCAGTCGTGGTATCCCTTCGACGACGGCGAGAGCCCGGCCCCGACGGACGCGGAGGGGGTGCCGCTGTCGGCCGACGACTGA
- the lrp gene encoding HTH-type transcriptional regulator Lrp: protein MVDDIDRRVVNALLRDGRASARDVAAETGVAATTVSRRMDQLVETGVIEEYTARIDYAALGYDVTAVFQLSVDGSGLESVTERLRDQPNMVAVYEVTGSHDVVAVGKFRDTDEMNARIKDLLTDPDVRSAATSVVLNTVREHEQFPVEAADE from the coding sequence ATGGTCGACGATATCGACAGGCGGGTCGTGAACGCGCTACTGCGCGACGGCCGGGCCAGCGCCCGCGACGTCGCCGCCGAGACGGGCGTCGCCGCGACGACCGTCTCGCGCCGGATGGACCAACTGGTCGAGACGGGCGTAATCGAGGAGTACACCGCCCGCATCGACTACGCGGCGCTCGGCTACGACGTCACCGCCGTCTTCCAGCTCTCGGTGGACGGCAGCGGCCTCGAGAGCGTGACCGAACGGCTGCGCGACCAGCCGAACATGGTCGCCGTCTACGAGGTGACGGGCAGTCACGACGTCGTCGCCGTCGGGAAGTTCCGCGACACCGACGAGATGAACGCCCGCATCAAGGACCTGCTCACCGACCCCGACGTGCGGTCGGCCGCGACGTCGGTCGTCTTGAACACCGTCCGCGAACACGAGCAGTTCCCGGTCGAAGCGGCCGACGAGTGA
- a CDS encoding P-II family nitrogen regulator, with product MTDEGDIKMIVAMVRPDKLGDVKQGLAEVGAPSLTVTNVSGRGSQPAKKGQWRGEEYVVDLHQKVKIETVVADIPAEDVVEAIADAAHTGEKGDGKIFVLPVDDAYQVRTGKRGPEAV from the coding sequence ATGACTGACGAAGGAGATATCAAGATGATCGTGGCGATGGTTCGACCGGACAAGCTCGGCGACGTCAAGCAGGGGCTCGCGGAAGTCGGCGCGCCCTCGCTGACGGTGACGAACGTCTCCGGCCGCGGCTCACAGCCCGCGAAGAAGGGGCAGTGGCGCGGCGAGGAGTACGTCGTCGACCTCCACCAGAAGGTCAAGATCGAGACCGTCGTCGCGGATATCCCCGCCGAGGACGTCGTCGAAGCCATCGCGGACGCGGCCCACACCGGCGAGAAGGGCGACGGGAAGATCTTCGTCCTGCCGGTCGACGACGCCTACCAGGTCCGGACGGGCAAGCGTGGACCAGAGGCCGTCTGA
- a CDS encoding ammonium transporter, which produces MVLAPLQVTADALNYTWILVVSFLIFFMHAGFAMLEAGQVRSKNVANQLTKNLLTWSVGVTVFFLVGAGISSLVGGSGFASAASTSGTGWIDWLYGAVFAMTAATIVSGAVAGRAKLRAYITYTFLLAAVIYPVVTGVTWAGAYISFGGAAFTDFAGGMIVHGMGGIAGLTAAYVLGPRMGRYNEDGSVNVIPGHSLTFAVLGTLLLAFGWYGFNVGTSAIIGGDGAFLGDQLGRVAMTTTLAMACGAMGAGLMAWVRTGKVDTLYVANGLLAGLVGITAIPHTTSWWGAFVVGGLAGIQLPLVFGFVEKRLKIDDVCAVFPVHGSAGVLGTLLYPFVAAPGVVDSVLNAFVAQVIGVAVIAAWTILATGAIWAALKAVGQARVTPEHEQEGLDVSEHGVETYPEFGSGDSVVADGGMVSESVRADGGSKDD; this is translated from the coding sequence ATGGTACTCGCACCACTCCAAGTCACCGCGGACGCGCTCAACTACACGTGGATACTGGTCGTATCGTTCCTCATCTTCTTCATGCACGCCGGCTTCGCCATGCTCGAAGCCGGGCAGGTGCGCTCGAAGAACGTCGCGAACCAACTCACGAAGAACCTGCTGACGTGGTCCGTCGGCGTGACTGTGTTCTTCCTCGTCGGTGCCGGCATCTCGTCACTGGTCGGTGGGAGCGGATTCGCCTCCGCCGCGTCGACCAGCGGCACGGGCTGGATCGACTGGCTCTACGGTGCCGTCTTCGCGATGACGGCCGCCACCATCGTCTCCGGGGCGGTGGCCGGTCGCGCGAAGCTCCGCGCGTACATCACCTACACGTTCCTGCTGGCGGCGGTCATCTACCCCGTCGTCACGGGCGTCACGTGGGCCGGCGCGTACATCAGCTTCGGCGGCGCGGCTTTCACCGACTTCGCCGGCGGGATGATCGTCCACGGCATGGGCGGCATCGCCGGGCTGACGGCGGCGTACGTCCTCGGCCCGCGCATGGGCCGGTACAACGAGGACGGCAGCGTCAACGTCATTCCCGGCCACTCCCTGACCTTCGCCGTCCTCGGGACGCTCCTCCTCGCGTTCGGCTGGTACGGCTTCAACGTCGGTACCTCGGCCATCATCGGCGGCGACGGCGCGTTCCTCGGCGACCAGCTCGGCCGCGTCGCCATGACGACCACCCTGGCGATGGCCTGCGGTGCGATGGGTGCCGGGCTCATGGCGTGGGTCCGCACCGGCAAAGTCGACACGCTGTACGTCGCCAACGGCCTGCTGGCCGGACTGGTCGGTATCACGGCGATTCCCCACACCACGTCGTGGTGGGGCGCGTTCGTCGTCGGCGGCCTCGCGGGTATTCAGCTCCCGCTCGTGTTCGGCTTCGTCGAGAAGCGTCTGAAGATAGACGACGTCTGTGCGGTCTTCCCGGTCCACGGGAGCGCGGGCGTGTTGGGCACGCTGCTGTACCCGTTCGTCGCCGCCCCCGGCGTCGTCGATTCGGTCCTCAACGCGTTCGTCGCACAGGTCATCGGCGTCGCCGTCATCGCCGCGTGGACGATTCTCGCGACCGGCGCGATCTGGGCCGCTCTCAAGGCGGTCGGACAGGCCCGCGTCACGCCCGAACACGAGCAGGAGGGCCTCGACGTCAGCGAACACGGCGTCGAGACCTACCCCGAGTTCGGCTCGGGCGACAGCGTCGTCGCCGACGGTGGTATGGTGAGCGAAAGCGTGCGTGCGGACGGAGGTTCCAAAGATGACTGA
- a CDS encoding DUF7519 family protein, which produces MTARTGLVCGGASVLAALTALFAAGLGLLSTVAGVVGVLLLVCGGALRSGRMVDLAGASLFLEAVVAALQGATTATVLVAGAGTVLAWTFGHAAVDLREDLGTAPSRSVELGHVAGTTALVGGAAALTTLLFRVDVPALSPLALASLVLAGVALTAALRR; this is translated from the coding sequence ATGACGGCGCGCACGGGACTCGTCTGTGGCGGCGCGAGCGTCCTCGCCGCGCTCACGGCGCTGTTCGCCGCCGGCCTCGGACTGCTCTCGACCGTCGCCGGCGTGGTCGGGGTGCTGTTGCTCGTCTGCGGGGGAGCCCTCCGCTCGGGCAGAATGGTAGACCTCGCCGGAGCGTCGCTCTTTCTCGAAGCCGTAGTGGCGGCGTTACAGGGCGCGACGACGGCGACGGTGCTGGTCGCGGGGGCCGGGACAGTGCTGGCGTGGACGTTCGGCCACGCGGCGGTCGACCTCCGCGAGGACCTCGGAACGGCACCCAGCAGATCCGTCGAGTTGGGCCACGTCGCCGGGACGACGGCGCTGGTCGGCGGGGCCGCGGCGCTGACGACGCTGCTCTTTCGCGTCGACGTGCCGGCGCTGTCGCCGCTCGCGCTGGCGAGCCTCGTTCTGGCCGGCGTCGCGCTGACGGCCGCGCTCCGTCGGTGA
- a CDS encoding DUF58 domain-containing protein — MTEEVHRTGRWFGLGGAALVAVAVGLVAQTPSLVLLGGVGVTLSAYDRVAVPPAASVSVHRSLTPSDPGVGETVTVELTVRNEGKRTIPDLRVADGVPDSVRVVDGSASLGATLRPDAQATTTYEIASGSGRCVFDSATVVVRDVVGVVARRARVEAEPDAVTWDRPAGSALLPLVPQSKHRPGQVPIDEGGEGLSFYALREHRPNDPLSRVDWNRYARTGDLTTVEFRREQSARVVVVVDARKEAALAPRPDAQTAVERGVTAAVALVEGLPEDGHAVGVAAYSPHWAWLDPDTSRAHRRRARERLRTDRAFAVSPVTEEPDVDRLLAQLPSGVNVVFVSPLCDDDGEAVVRRLVAHNHPVTVVSPDPTATDTGGRRLARLERRNRLRGLRAIGADVHDWGADESLQQLTARAWRTRR; from the coding sequence ATGACGGAGGAGGTTCACCGCACGGGCCGCTGGTTCGGCCTCGGCGGGGCGGCGCTGGTCGCCGTCGCGGTCGGGCTCGTGGCACAGACCCCGTCGCTGGTGTTGCTCGGCGGCGTCGGCGTCACGCTGAGCGCGTACGACCGGGTCGCCGTCCCGCCGGCGGCGAGTGTCTCCGTCCACCGCTCTCTCACCCCGTCCGATCCCGGCGTCGGCGAGACGGTGACCGTCGAACTGACCGTCCGCAACGAGGGCAAACGAACGATTCCCGACCTGCGAGTCGCCGACGGCGTCCCCGACTCGGTCCGAGTGGTCGACGGATCGGCGTCGCTGGGGGCGACGCTCCGCCCGGACGCGCAGGCGACGACGACCTACGAGATCGCCAGCGGGAGCGGGCGCTGCGTCTTCGACTCCGCGACGGTGGTCGTCAGGGACGTCGTCGGCGTCGTTGCCCGCCGAGCGCGCGTCGAGGCCGAACCGGACGCGGTGACGTGGGACCGGCCGGCCGGGTCGGCGCTGCTCCCGCTGGTGCCGCAGTCGAAACACCGCCCCGGACAGGTCCCGATCGACGAGGGCGGCGAGGGGCTGTCCTTCTACGCCCTGCGAGAGCACCGCCCGAACGACCCGCTCTCCCGCGTGGACTGGAACCGTTACGCCCGCACCGGCGACCTCACCACCGTCGAGTTCCGCCGCGAGCAGTCCGCGCGGGTCGTGGTCGTCGTCGACGCCCGGAAGGAAGCCGCGCTGGCCCCGCGGCCGGACGCACAGACGGCCGTCGAGCGCGGCGTCACGGCCGCGGTGGCGCTCGTCGAGGGGCTCCCCGAGGACGGCCACGCGGTCGGCGTCGCGGCGTACTCGCCCCACTGGGCGTGGCTCGACCCCGATACGAGCAGGGCACACCGGCGGCGGGCGCGCGAGCGGTTGCGGACCGACCGCGCGTTCGCCGTCTCGCCGGTCACCGAGGAACCGGACGTCGACCGCCTGTTGGCGCAGTTACCGAGCGGCGTCAACGTCGTCTTCGTCTCGCCGCTGTGTGACGACGACGGCGAGGCGGTCGTCCGCCGGCTCGTCGCTCACAATCACCCGGTGACCGTCGTCAGTCCGGACCCGACCGCGACCGACACCGGCGGCCGCCGACTGGCTCGGCTGGAGCGGCGCAACCGACTGCGCGGACTGCGAGCCATCGGCGCGGACGTCCACGACTGGGGGGCCGACGAGTCGCTCCAGCAGTTGACCGCCCGGGCGTGGAGGACCCGCCGATGA
- a CDS encoding DUF7269 family protein has translation MTLRPFPVAVGAGATLLAVGLVAVGEPALPSGTISDLPLIAVSVVAGAVAVLAFLVRSLDGERGPRLPDTDSRHAAVPGDDLDAAMAAGKGRDAIRERVTAAGVAVLEREGLSRDDARAALESGSWTEDGDARSLFDGTPISALARLSGWLTGSRPFRRRVAHATAELLRRDER, from the coding sequence GTGACTCTCCGACCGTTCCCCGTAGCCGTCGGTGCCGGGGCGACGCTTCTCGCCGTCGGTCTGGTCGCCGTCGGCGAACCGGCCCTGCCCTCGGGGACTATCTCGGACCTCCCGCTGATCGCCGTCTCGGTGGTCGCCGGGGCCGTCGCCGTCCTCGCGTTTCTGGTCCGCTCGCTCGACGGCGAACGCGGGCCGCGGCTCCCCGACACCGACAGCCGGCACGCCGCGGTGCCCGGCGACGACCTCGACGCGGCGATGGCCGCGGGAAAGGGACGAGACGCCATTCGCGAGCGCGTGACGGCGGCGGGCGTGGCGGTCCTCGAACGCGAGGGGCTGTCGCGCGACGACGCGAGGGCGGCGCTCGAAAGCGGGTCGTGGACCGAGGACGGCGACGCGCGGTCGCTGTTCGACGGGACGCCGATTTCGGCGCTCGCTCGGCTCTCGGGGTGGCTCACCGGGAGTCGACCGTTCCGCCGGCGGGTCGCCCACGCGACGGCCGAACTGCTTCGGCGGGACGAGCGATGA
- a CDS encoding DUF4129 domain-containing protein has protein sequence MQRQSLLVALVAAVALLSFALGAAGLDAAVGGDDPDVTPEDGGIENQGQRDVPSNPGGIDSPESGNGARSLVPSLSSPVIGVLVAGVALGVVGLWWAAGRGSTADETSGDRPAVTSGDAAVESSYSATTVDVPLTNDVYRAWADLTERFGPDDGTSTPREFAERATAAGADAGAVETLRDLFERVRYGSETPTPEHEARARDALDNATGADGGANAETATESGSEAGGEP, from the coding sequence ATGCAGCGACAGTCCCTCCTCGTGGCGCTGGTCGCCGCGGTCGCCCTGCTGTCGTTCGCGCTCGGTGCCGCCGGCCTCGACGCCGCGGTCGGCGGCGACGACCCCGACGTGACGCCCGAGGACGGCGGTATCGAGAATCAGGGGCAGCGAGACGTCCCCTCGAATCCGGGTGGCATCGACTCGCCCGAGTCGGGTAACGGCGCTCGCTCGCTGGTCCCCTCGCTCTCGTCGCCGGTGATCGGCGTCCTTGTCGCCGGTGTCGCCCTCGGCGTCGTCGGCCTCTGGTGGGCCGCCGGCCGCGGTTCCACAGCGGACGAAACCAGCGGCGACCGGCCCGCTGTCACTTCGGGCGATGCCGCCGTCGAATCGTCGTACTCCGCGACTACGGTGGACGTGCCGCTGACCAACGACGTCTACCGGGCGTGGGCAGACCTCACTGAGCGGTTCGGCCCGGACGACGGCACCTCGACGCCCCGCGAATTCGCCGAGCGAGCGACGGCGGCGGGTGCCGACGCCGGCGCGGTCGAGACGCTCAGAGACCTCTTCGAGCGGGTGCGCTACGGATCCGAGACGCCGACACCGGAGCACGAGGCGCGCGCCCGCGACGCGCTCGACAACGCGACGGGAGCGGACGGAGGGGCGAACGCGGAGACAGCGACAGAGTCCGGATCGGAAGCGGGGGGAGAGCCGTGA